In Brevibacterium pigmentatum, the sequence GGACTTCTTAATCTGTGTGGCATTGAGTTGCTGCATGAGGGGCTTTCTCTGATTTCAGCAGTTGCCTGAAGGTGAATAGCCGTGAAGCCGGTGCAGTTTAGCCTTCGCGTAAGCTTGCGGGCAGCTCTTTGAGGGTGCTGGCGGGCTTTGTTCGCACCGAGCATGACCGGTGAACGCGAGTGGCTAACTGAGAATGGTTAGCTTTGCAATCAGCTACGGCAACAGGGAATGGGTAGAAGCTAGGTCGACTGTGTTTAGGCACAAGCCACCTATCACCCGACCGGCTGTGAAAGCGGGGTTCGGGTGATTCTAGGGCAGCAGGACTAGAAGCAGGCCACGAAGGCCACCATTCCCTTCTTCCTGAGATTCCAGGTGGTTCGGCGATAGTTTCCGAGTTTGACTATATCCAAGTCCGCGTCACTGGTTCAACACGGTTCTGTTGCGTACTGCTGGCGTCGATGCTTTCGGTGGGAAATCGGTGCTAGCTCAGTTCGCGTGCGCTCGTGTCCGGTTCGGCCTTTGGCTGTGGGTGGAGTACGGCGGATGCAGAATAGAACACAAGATCGAATATGAGGACTATGTCACAGCCACCTGGCGGTACTGGCAGAAGATCCGCAACGAAGCTGGCGCCCGCGGCTCCTTCCGGGGACGGCCACCGCTACAGGTGCGCGCCCGTGTCTTGTTCGAGCGGGACGGTGAAGTGTGGCTCGAAGGCACCGCCACGCGGCTCGGCTTCGATGGCGCGATCTTCGTCGAGCTCCACGACCGGCGGGTCCAGACGATAGGGGTATGGTTGCGATCGGATGATGTGTGGTGGGAGGGGAAGTCATGATCTAGCTTGAAGCTGAGTACGCCCGTTGTGATTTTCGTTCGCATGTATAAAACTACAAGCAGCGCGCAATGCGGCTGGCGGCGAGTTCGGAACGTCAATTGGAACTACTATTTACAGTCCTGAGATGTTCGGCGCGGTTGCCGAAGAGGACTCGGAGTAATCGAATGATCGTTGGCTCCTGCTTCTCGGCGAGTCATGCGCTTACGATGCGCTTTACGGCGAAGTCGGGTATCCCAGCAGCCACACGGAACTCGCCTCAAGACGGGTTATCACACCAGGTCACACGGTCATTTCATACGCTTTCATCGTCTTTCATATCCTCCCGGGTTTCGATTAGATTAGAATCGTGAGGTCGGGGGATCGAGTCCCCCTCCCGCTACCGATCAACTCCCTCATCAGGATGACGAATCCGATGGGGGAGTTTCTGTATTCGCGAACTCCTCGAGACGGTATTGCGCGACTCATTCCGGCCGTGCCAGTCTTGCCGAGTGAAGCACACAATGACTCTCGATTTCACCAGCGAAGCCCACGCACTTGCCGATGATCTGCGCGAACTGCGCCGCGACCTGCACCGGGACCCCGAAATAGGACTCGATCTGCCGAAGACCCAACGTCGGATCCTCGACGCCCTGGAAGGTCTGCCGCTTGAGATCACGCTCGGTCAGGAGCTCAGCTCGATCATCGCCGTCCTGCGCGGAGCGCACCCCGGCCCGACGGTGCTCCTGCGCGGGGACATGGACGCTCTGCCCGTCAACGAGGCGACCGGACTCGACTTCGCGTCGACGAATGGGAACATGCATGCCTGCGGGCATGATCTCCACGTTTCCGGACTCGTCGGAGCCGCGAAGCTGCTGTCCGCTCATCAGTCCGAGCTGAAGGGCACGGTGGCCTTCATGTTCCGGCCCGGCGAGGAGGGGATGGGCGGTGCGAAGATCATGCTCGAAGAAGGAATGTTCGACACCATCGGCCAGAAGCCCGATGCGGCTTACGCGATCCATGTGGCACCGGGGGTGCCGGGAACCTTCGTCACCAGACCGGGCACGATCATGGCCGGAGCGAATACTCTGCACGTGACGATGCACGGCAGCGGAGGTCACAGCTCGCGACCGGAAGATGCGGTCGACCCGGTGCGTCCGATTCTCGAACTCGGACAGGCGCTGCAATCGATGGTCACCGGATCATTCAGCGTCTTCGACCCCATCGTCGCCCAGGTGACGCAGTTGGAAGCGGGGGAGGCCGTCAATGTCATCCCCGCCTCGGCGAAGCTCGGAGCTTCTGTGCGCACGCTCTCCCACGAGTCGACGCGTAGGTTCCCCGAGCGCGCCACACAGTTGGCGGAGTCGATTGCGGCCGCACACGGATGCACGGCCGAGGTGGTGTGGACCGAGCAGTATCCCGTCACGGTCAACGACTGCGGCGAAGCCGACTTCGCCCTGAGAGTTCTGGCCGATCGTTTCGGGGCCGAGCTGGCCGTGCAGGTGCCGGACCCGCTCATGGGTTCCGAGGACTTCTCCTTCGTGCTCGAGCAGGTGCCCGGTGCTTTCATGTTCTTCTTCGTGACGCCCGAAGGCATCGATCCGGCCTCGGCGGCGACGAATCACTCGCCGGAAGTTCAGTTCGACGATGCGCACCTGCCCGACCAGGCTGCGGCGCTTGCAACCCTGGCCTGGGAGCGGTCACTGCGCGGATGAGCACCGCAAGGCCGACGACAGCTGGTGAAATCCCACTTCGACGGACAGGGGTATGGTCTTCGCGCGATTCGGCGCCTACTCTCGAAGTGACTGTTCGACCGAATTGGGAGATCAACGATGATCAGCACAGAACTGTCCGACTGGCTCCTCGACTCGGACCCGGCCCTGCGCTGGCAGGTCGAACGCGACCTGCTCGGAGCAGAGGAGACGACCTGGCAGGAGACCCGCGCACGCGTGGAACACGAAGGCTTCGGCGCAGAGCTGCTGGCCCAGCAAGACCCGGACGGACAATGGGCAGGCGGGGCCTTCTTCCCCTCCGACTTCGCATTCGATGACGACGGATCACAGCCGTGGACTGCGACGACGTGGGCTCTGAAGGACCTGCGCGAGTGGGGACTGACCGCCTCGGCGTTGGAGGGAACGGCAGAGAAACTCGAATCCGCACGCTGGGAATACGAGAATCTGCCGTACTGGGGCGGGGAAGTCGATGTCTGCATCAATTCCTGGCCGCTGTCGAACGGCCTGTGGCTCGGTGCCGATGTCGACGGCATCGTCGACTGGTTCCTGAGCCACCAGCAGCCCGACGGCGGATGGAACTGCGAATGGGTCGAAGGTTCGAAGGTCTCGTCGTTCCACTCCACCCTCAACGCCCTCGTCGCGCTGCTCGACTATCAGCTGGCTGCGGGCGACGCCGCACGTGTGCAGCAGGCCCGAGCCAGGGGAGAGGAGTACCTGCTGTCGCGGGACCTGTTCCGCACGCGCAGCACCGGTGAACCTTTCGACGGTCGTGCCCTCGCTCTCTTCCACCCCCGCCGCTGGTTCTACGGAATCCTGCCCGCACTCGACTACTTCCGCGAAGCGACGAGCGCGGACGGAACCGGCCCGGACCCGCGGATGGAAGAAGCGGTCGGGATGATCCGAGCCAGACGCTCCGACCACGGCACCTGGACTCAGGACCATCGCCTCGACGGCGACGTCTGGTTCCACGTCGACGCCCTGGTCGGCGAACCGTCGAGATGGGTGACTCTGCAGGCCCAGCGGGTCCTCGACTGGTGGGATGGGACACAGCCGGTCTGAGCTTCCACAGTTGCCGCCCAGGAACGCCACAGTCCCGCGCCAGAGCCGATATCCACGATGGTGTCATCCACATCATCGAAGGAAGGACAGCTCATGGCTCGCGTACCCGAACCGGACCAGACCCCCAACGGACCCGCCTACGAAGGACGGCTCCTCGATCGACCTGATGAGGAGGTCGTCGACCAGGGCGCCCCGTTCGACATCCGCACCCTCTTCAGCCGACGTGGAGTCCTCGGGCTCGTCGGCGCCGGGGTCGGCACAATGGCTTTGGCCGCCCGCACCTCCGGGGCCTCGGGAACGACGAACGCGAGCTCAAACAGCAGCGGATCGATCACCGAGATCCCCGATGAGACGGCCGGCCCGTACCCGGCGGACGGATCGAACGGACCTGACATCCTCGAAGACTCCGGAATCGTGCGCTCAGACATCCGCTCGAACATCGACGGGACCGACACCGTCGACGGGGTGCCCCTGACCTTCACCCTCACAGTCACCGACATGGCCAATGACAACGCGGCCTTCGACGGTGCCGCCGTCTACGCCTGGCACTGCGACGCTCAAGGCCGCTACTCGATGTACTCCGACGGCGTCGAGGACGCCACATGGCTGCGCGGTGTCCAAGTCGCCGATGAGAACGGCGAGGTCACCTTCACCTCTGTCTTCCCCGGCTGCTATTCCGGCCGGTGGACCCACATCCACTTCGAGGTCTACCCCGACGTCGACTCCATCACCGATGCCGACAACGCCATCGCCACCTCGCAGATGGCCCTGCCCGAAGACGCATGCAACGCCGTCTTCGCCCTCGAAGCCTACGACGGATCGGCGAAAAACCTTGCGGCCATCAGCCTCGACGACGACAACGTCTTCGGCGACGACGGAGGAGAACACCAACTCGCCACGATCAGCGGCGACACCGACTCCGGGTACACCGCCACGCTCGACGTCCCCGTCGACACCGACACCGAACCGACCGGAGGCGCTGCCCCGGGAGGCGGAGGTGAAGGACAAGCTCCACCCGACGGCGCTCCCGAAAAGCCCTGACAACTCAGCGAAAGGCCGACCATCATGCTGCACAACCTCACGGGCTGGCACGCCCTCGTCATCCTCGCCATCGTCATCCTCGTCTTCGGCGCAGCCAAGCTGCCTGCGCTCGCCAGGAGCCTCGGTCAGTCCGTGCGCATTCTCAAAGACGAGTCGACCGACAAGCGGTCGGGTGATGAAACGGAACCGCACCCATGAGCGCCGCCGCCGCGGAGAAGATGCCGTTGTCCGCGCACCTCCGGGAGGCGCGGACACGGGCGGTACGCGCGGCGGTGGCGCTGCTCTTCGGCACGCTGATCGGCTATCTCACCTCGGATTTCGTCATGGACGTCCTCCGTGCCCCGATCACCGAACTCGCCGAGTCCCGCAGCGCTTCGCTCAACTTCGACAGCGTCACCGGGGCCTTCGATCTGCAGCTGCGCATCGCTGTGTACTCCGGAATCATCTTCGCCGGCCCGGTCTGGCTCGGGGAGATCTTCGGATTCCTCACCCCCGGACTGACGGCGAAGGAGAAGAAGGTGACATTCGGCTTCCTCGGCGCTGCACTGCCCCTCTTCGCAGCCGGCTGTCTCACCGGTCTCTACGTCTTCCCACGGATGGTCGAGGTGCTCACCTCCTTCGCTGCGAGCGAAGACAGCACCATCCTGCAGGCGTCCTACTACTTCGACTTCGTGTTCAAGATCGTCATCGCCACCGGCATCGCGTTCGTCCTCCCGGTCTTCCTCGTCGTCCTCAACTTCATCGGCTTGCTCTCTGCGCGGTCGATCGCGAGGGCCTGGCGAGTGAGCATCGTGGGCATCGTGGTCTTCGCCGCACTGATCACCCCGGCCGCCGACGTGCTCTTCATGTTCGTCGTCGCGGGCCCGATGGCGCTGCTCTTCCTCGCCGCGCTCGCCATCGCGAGTATCCACGACCGAGTCCGAGGCCACGACCGGTCGATCGTAGATCCGCCCTCGGATGAGGGACAGCCCGGTCGATTGCAGACAAGACTCAAGGAAAGGACTCGGACATGTTCGGCCTGAGCTTCGAGAAGATGCTCCTCATCGGCATCATCGCCGCCATCGTCATCGGTCCACAGCGGATGCCGCACTACGCGCAGAAGCTCGGCGAGCTCGTCCGCCTGTTCCGCGCCCAGGTCGACACGGCGCGGACTCGAACTGCCGAATCGATCGGTACCGAGGAATGGCGTGCGCTTGATCCTCGTCAGTATGATCCGCGCCGGATCATCCGAGAGGCCCTGGACGAACCGAGCCCGGACCGGAGTTCGGAGGCAGCCGACGCGGGGTCGGCCGTGCGCTTCGAGCCGATCGCGGAGGGGGAGAATCGACCACTCGCCGAGGCGGCCGGCAGCTATGTCATCTCCGGTTCGTCCGGACATCCGCGGAGACGAATCGTCGCCCGCACGGACGAAAGCCGTACGGGCGACGATGAGCGCGCAGTCGAACACTCGGGAACGGATCGGTGGCCGCGGTGGGGCCGCCTCGGTGATCAGTCCTTGAAGTCGAAGTCTTCCTGATCGATGCCGGGGAACATGAGCTCGTACTTGACCATCTTCTCCTTGTGGTCGACGATCTTCACCGTTCCGTAATAGGTCTTCTCACCCTTGATTGCCTCTTTGTCCTTGACGGTGACATTGCATGTTTCGAAGCCGTACCACTCGGTGAGATCCATATCCGTCGCGCACTCGGCTTTCGTGACTGTGAAATCGAGCTTGTTCTCGAACAGGTCGACGAGATCGGCCTCGAGCGACGAAGCCGGCACGGTTCCATTGCCCTTCTTGTCGATCTTCATACCGTCATCGCTGGCCCAGTTCGTGGTCTTCGCCGCGTCCGCGTACGGGTCGGTCGACTTGGTGTCGGTGGGCTCCGCCTCGGCGGATTCAGCCGCTTCCGATTCGACGGCGCCGCCGCCGAATCCTCCCTTCTCCGTCTGCGCCGCTTCGGACTTCTCACCCCCGGCGGGCTTGTCCCCATCGGAGCCTCCGCAGGCAGTCAGAGACAGGGCAAGAGCGGTCCCAGCAGCGGCCGTCAGCAGACGGGGCATCCAGGTGGACCGGCGAATCGGGGTCATCGTGTTTCTCCTTCGCGCTCAGGCGATCACAAGCGTTGTCGATACACCACGATTCTGCCACGGCCCATTGCCGCAGACGCCGTTTCGGTGTGCAGATCCGGCGACACCTGTGACGATTCGGCCACATCCGGGCCGGGGACGACCGCGAATCGGGTAGGGAAGTGCGCATCACTCACTGCTCCTCGCGCATCCACCTGCTGCAACGGGAGGATGTGCGAGGAGCGAGTCGGGATGCTCGCGTACCTGTAGGAACAGACGCCGCCGGTACGAAGTGACTGCACCGGTGCGGGTTCCGCTTACTCAGCGGTGGGGGAGTTGACGGCCTTCGCGAGAGCTTCGAACGCGCGGATCGTCGGGAACAGCTTCGCCGCATCCTGCGGCAGCCCCCAGCTCGAGAGCTTGACGCCGAGGACGTCGGCACCAGGGTTCATGTAGATCATCTGCCCGTGGATGCCGAGGGCGAGGAAGGCATGGGAGTCGGGGAACGGGAACCAGAACTGGTTGTGATACGCCCCGCCCGGCATCCGATTGTCTCCGGGCCCATCGGCGAACGCCTGACGCACATCCTCGGAGGTGGTGAGCGTATCGCCGATCCACGTCGTCGGAGCCACCTGCTGTCCGGTCAGCGACTGACCGCGGTTGGTGTAGACGTAGCCGAACCGAGCGAGATCGCGCAGGGTCGTGTTGATGCCGCCGTCGAACATCCCGACCCCGTACTGGTCGGTGGCGATGACGGCATCCTGCTCGGCGCCGATCCGCGACCACAGCACGCGCGACATGAGCGACTGCATACGCTCGCCGGCGATCTTCTCGCACACCCAGCCGAGCACATCGGTCTCGCACGACCGGTATTCGAAGACCCCGCCGTGCTCGGACTTCGCCTCAAGAGTGGTGAGGAACTCGTACATGCCGATGCCCGGGTTCTCTCGCTTCGCCTCGGACCACCCGATCGACTCCTCGATCTGCCTGACCTCGGACTTCGGGTCGAGGTAGTCCTCGGAGAAGCGGATGCCCGAACGCATATCGAGGATGTGTCGCACGGTCGCCCCGGCGTAGCCGGAATCGGCGAGCTCGGGAACATAGTCGGTGATGAGACGGTTCGGATCGAGGTCGCCGGAACCGGCGAGGGCACCGGCGACGGTGCCGACAAGCGATTTCGACACGGACATGAGCAGATGTTCGGTCGCCGGGGTCATCTCCCCGAAGTACTCCTCGGTGAGCACGGTCCCGTTGTGCATGAACATCCACGCATCCGTGTCCGTGGATCCGATGACGCTGCGGACGCTGCGGGCTTCCGAATACTCCGTGGCCGGCACCTCGACCTCGCCGAGGTCCTGAAGGTCGACGGACAGCTCGGCCACGGGCCCGGTGCCACGCGAGATCGGCGTCGTCGGCAGAACTCGTGCGACGTTCTGGAATGACCAGCGCACATTGTCGGGATCCTGCCAGTTGTCCCGGTCGATCCCGGCCGCCGGATCGACGGGTGCCGATGGGGTCACGATCTGGTCGGCTGGGGGAGTTGCCGCGGTCTGCTCCGGTGACGGTTCGATCACACTTCTCCTCTGAATCTTTTGTCGGTCGGTCTGCGGATCTCATCCGCACGACGGCAGGGCGGTGCCGCCTCGGCGTCGTTTGAGATTATCACCGACGCGGCCCTGCCCAACGTACGAGCCGCACTGTGCACACGGGGTGCGGGTCAGTCGCCCTTGGCTCCGGGCCCGCCCAGAGCCGGCGACGGATCGTCGGAGACGACTGGAACTCCGGCATACATCGCCCGGATCGAATCGATGAAGTGCTTGGCGCGGATGCTCAGCGCATCGGGTCCGCCGACCTTCGTCTGCAGCGGATTCTTCGTCACCAGCACTCCGAGATCCGCACCCTTCCACCGGTAGTCCCCGGCACCGAAGACGCGCAGGAAGAACACCTCGCTGCCGTTCTGCAGAGGGTGCCAGTCCAGGGCCGCACGTTTGTACGTCAGCGTCCCGTACTGATCGAGATAGTACTGACCGGTCAGCGGCGAATGCGTGATGTACTCGGTGATCGGAGCCGTCTCCTTGATGACCATCTGGCTCCACTCGTCGGCGCCGGAGAGCTCCTCCCACCGCTCGTTGATCTCCTGGACGTCGAGGTCGAATTCGACGTCGAGGTATTCGAGCAGGTGGAACAGGAACAGCGGCACATCGGCATACGCACCTGCGGTGACGTTCGTGATCGCCGAAGCGCCGGAGATGCGCGGGTTGAGCTCACCGAGGTAGCAGTCGTCGTTGTCGAGATCGACGAGGACATCGACTTCGAAGAATCCGCGGTAGCCGCGCTTGCGCAGTCCCTCACCCATCCGACGCACGAGCTCGCGGGTCTGCGCCCGCTGCTCGGCATTGAGCACATCGGGCTTCATCTCGTTGCCGCACCAGCCGCCCTTGTACGGGGTGAGCTCGGCGAAGCCGGCCAACTCCGTGAGATACGGACCGACGACGACTCCGCTGGACGTGATCACTGCCTCGACGGCGACCGGGGTGTTGTCGATCCGCTTCATCACCTTCAGCTGCTCGCCGATGATGTCGTCCTTATGGGCCTCCCAACCGGAGGCATCGGAGATGAAGAACGTCGTCTTCCCCGAATCTCCATAAGGGGTCTGCACGACGAGATCGGTGCCCAGTCCCGCCTCGGCGGACCGCTCATTGAGCTCTTCATAGGTGTCGGCGGTGGTGAGCACATTCGGCACCGAGAACGCTCCGGCCTCGTTGCCGAGCTTCGTCGTTTCGATTTTCGAATCGAGCTGATTGCGCAGCGCAGCCGAGGGCAGGATGAGGTCGTAGCCGAGCTCCCGGCAGATCCGCTCCGTCTCCTCGTCGAAGAAGACCATGGCCACCTTGACCCGCTCACCATGGGGGACGTTGCGCGTCATATGCGCCCGCACCTCGGCGTTGAGGAGCAGCCAGTTGTTGATCGCCTCACCCGATTCGAACTCGACGTAGGGCTTGTAGCGTGGGGAGAAGACGCGGGGATGCCCGCCGTCCCAGCCGTCGTAATAGGTGATGTACGAGAAATTGCGCACCCACCGGTCGAGACCCAACAGGTTGAACGGGGTGGCGCCGACGAAGTAGATCGGGGTCTGATTAGTGCGGAAGAAGTGCCGGACCTCGGAGACGTTGCGCAGTGGGCGGCGCAACTGGACCCTGTCGGCTTCCTTGCCGGCATAGGCGGCGTCGGTGGCCACAGCCACCTCGATCTGCGGTGGGGCGTCGGCAGCCGCCGGCGCCGGTCCGGAACCGGCCGCTGCGGCCGATGGTGCGGCTGGGGTGCCGGGACCGGGCGTGCGCGGTGAGGGGACCGCGACAGCGTCTTTGACTCGTGCGCCGGGACTCGCCGTCGGTGCCTCGCGGCTCTGCGGGTCAGCGCTGGGGGATCCGTTCGTCATCGCACTACTCCTTACCGAATGTGATGTGGACAACATATACCAGTTTCGTAGTCATGGGCCCGATGGTGCATCAATTGTGTGAACCGGATGCGAACGTGTGATCAATTCTTCGCCGGTGAGCGTCGCCTTCGGGCCGTGCTTTAGGCTGGTGTGGATACTGACCCCAGTGGAAGAGAGAGCGCATATGCCGGTGAATACGGAGAAGCAGGGGGCCACGTTCTCCCTGCCTCAGCCCTATGAGGTCTCCAGGGAGGCGATCGCGGAATTCGCGCTCGCCACAGGAGCGAAGGCCGATTACCATTTCGACACCGAGGCGGCCACCGCACTGGGCTACCGCGACGTCGTCGCCCCGACCACCTTCGCCGTGATCATCGCGCAGAAATCGGAAGCCGCCTATATCTCCGACCCAGATTCTGGCATCGACTTCTCGAAGGTCGTCCACGGCTCCGAGCAGTTCTCGTTCACCCGTCCCATCGTCGCCGGTGACACCCTGTCCGCGCTCACCCATGTCGATGGAGTCCGAGCCGCCGGCAGCAACGCCATGATCACCACCCGCACCGAGATCACCGACGTCGCGGAGCAGCCCGTCGTCACCGTGACCTCGACCATCGTCGTGAGAGGAGACGGAGAATGAGCGCCATCGACTTCTCCACACTGACCATCGGAGACACCGTCGTGGAATCCGAGATCCCGCTGTCGCGAGCCTCCCTCGTCGACTACGCGGCAGCCTCGGGCGATCACAATCCGATCCACTGGAACGAGCGCTTCGCTCGCGAGGTCGGTCTCGACGATGTCATCGCCCACGGAATGCTCTCGATGGCGGCGGTCATCGCCCCGGTGGCCGAATGGCTCGGCGACCCAGGCGCGATCGTCGACTACCGGACCCGCTTCTCCGCACCCGTCGTCGTTCCCGACGCCGACAGCGGATCACCGGCGACCACCACGACCTCGCTGAAGCTCACCGCCACGGTCGGCGCCGTCGACCCTGCCGTCGGTACGGCCCGCATCGACATCGCCGTGAAGTCCGGTGAGGCCGACGTCCTCAGCCGCACCCAGGTTCGGATCTCGGCGTGAGCCAAGCCGACCCGCAGGAACTCTCCAGCTTCACCACCTTCCGCCTCGGCGGACCGGCCCCGCAGGTCACTGTCGCGAACACCCGCGACGAGCTGCTCGACTTCTGTGCCGCACACCCGCTCGAACTCAGCGGTCAGGAGCAGGCGCACGTCCTGTTCATCGGCGGCGGATCGAATCTGCTCATCGCCGATGCCGGGTTCGACGGCGTGGTCTGCGTGGTCCGGACCACCGGAGTGGAGACCGCCGAGACCACGACGACCGACACCCGGGTGACCGCCGAGGCGGGGGAGGACTGGGACGCGTTCGTCGCCCATACCCTCGACCTCGGTCTCTCCGGACTCGAAGCGCTGTCCGGGATCCCCGGGTCGGTCGGTGCGACCCCGATCCAGAACGTCGGCGCCTACGGCACGGAGGTCGGCGAGCTCATCTCCTCCGTTGAGGTCTTCGACCGTGTGGCCGGTCAGATCCGCCATCTCACCGCCGTCGAACTCGAGTTCGGCTACCGCACCTCGGCGCTCAAGCGCGCCCAGATCGCGGCCGGAACCCCGCAGTTCGTCGTGCTCTCGGTGACCTTCGACCTCCAACGCAGCGACGAGTCGCTGCCGGTGCGCTACGCCCAGCTCGCCTCGACCCTCGACGTCGAGATCGGCACACGCGTCCCGGCGGCACGCGTGCGTGAGAACGTCATCGCGCTGCGCCGGTCGAAGGGCATGGTCCTCGACGCGGCCGACCATGACTCATGGTCGGCGGGGTCGTTCTTCACCAACCCCATCGTCGACGATGCCGAGACCCTGCCCGCCGAGGCTCCTCGCTATCCGGTGACGGATCCGCTCAGCGGAGCGAAGATCGAGGGGAAGACGAAGACCTCGGCAGCCTGGCTGATCGAGCACGCCGGATTCTCCAAGGGCTTCAGCGTCGGTGAGGGACGAGCGTCGCTGTCGACCAAGCACACCTTGGCGCTGACGAACCGAGGACACGCGAGCACGGCCGATGTGATCGATCTCGCCTCGACCGTCGTCGCCGGCGTCGAGGACGCCTTCGGCATCACCCTCGAACCCGAACCGACCTTCATCGGCTGCTCCATCGACGACGGGAAACGTCCTTAGACTGGTGGCCGTGTCATCACGTCGGAGAATCACAGCACTCGTCATCACTTTGGCGGCGGTTGCGCTTGTGACCCTGCCTTGGGCACTGTTCACCTCGCGGGCCGATCTCAGCTTCGGCCCGCATGAGGCGCAGTACCGGATCACAGCGGACTCCCGGCTCACCGTCGACTTCGGCCCCCTGGGCAAACTGCTCGTCCCCGCCGAGGATGTCATCCCCCTCGGTCTGGGAGTGCACGTCGACATCGGTGAGATCCCCG encodes:
- a CDS encoding M20 metallopeptidase family protein, whose product is MTLDFTSEAHALADDLRELRRDLHRDPEIGLDLPKTQRRILDALEGLPLEITLGQELSSIIAVLRGAHPGPTVLLRGDMDALPVNEATGLDFASTNGNMHACGHDLHVSGLVGAAKLLSAHQSELKGTVAFMFRPGEEGMGGAKIMLEEGMFDTIGQKPDAAYAIHVAPGVPGTFVTRPGTIMAGANTLHVTMHGSGGHSSRPEDAVDPVRPILELGQALQSMVTGSFSVFDPIVAQVTQLEAGEAVNVIPASAKLGASVRTLSHESTRRFPERATQLAESIAAAHGCTAEVVWTEQYPVTVNDCGEADFALRVLADRFGAELAVQVPDPLMGSEDFSFVLEQVPGAFMFFFVTPEGIDPASAATNHSPEVQFDDAHLPDQAAALATLAWERSLRG
- a CDS encoding prenyltransferase/squalene oxidase repeat-containing protein gives rise to the protein MISTELSDWLLDSDPALRWQVERDLLGAEETTWQETRARVEHEGFGAELLAQQDPDGQWAGGAFFPSDFAFDDDGSQPWTATTWALKDLREWGLTASALEGTAEKLESARWEYENLPYWGGEVDVCINSWPLSNGLWLGADVDGIVDWFLSHQQPDGGWNCEWVEGSKVSSFHSTLNALVALLDYQLAAGDAARVQQARARGEEYLLSRDLFRTRSTGEPFDGRALALFHPRRWFYGILPALDYFREATSADGTGPDPRMEEAVGMIRARRSDHGTWTQDHRLDGDVWFHVDALVGEPSRWVTLQAQRVLDWWDGTQPV
- a CDS encoding intradiol ring-cleavage dioxygenase; amino-acid sequence: MARVPEPDQTPNGPAYEGRLLDRPDEEVVDQGAPFDIRTLFSRRGVLGLVGAGVGTMALAARTSGASGTTNASSNSSGSITEIPDETAGPYPADGSNGPDILEDSGIVRSDIRSNIDGTDTVDGVPLTFTLTVTDMANDNAAFDGAAVYAWHCDAQGRYSMYSDGVEDATWLRGVQVADENGEVTFTSVFPGCYSGRWTHIHFEVYPDVDSITDADNAIATSQMALPEDACNAVFALEAYDGSAKNLAAISLDDDNVFGDDGGEHQLATISGDTDSGYTATLDVPVDTDTEPTGGAAPGGGGEGQAPPDGAPEKP
- the tatA gene encoding twin-arginine translocase TatA/TatE family subunit yields the protein MLHNLTGWHALVILAIVILVFGAAKLPALARSLGQSVRILKDESTDKRSGDETEPHP
- the tatC gene encoding twin-arginine translocase subunit TatC; translation: MSAAAAEKMPLSAHLREARTRAVRAAVALLFGTLIGYLTSDFVMDVLRAPITELAESRSASLNFDSVTGAFDLQLRIAVYSGIIFAGPVWLGEIFGFLTPGLTAKEKKVTFGFLGAALPLFAAGCLTGLYVFPRMVEVLTSFAASEDSTILQASYYFDFVFKIVIATGIAFVLPVFLVVLNFIGLLSARSIARAWRVSIVGIVVFAALITPAADVLFMFVVAGPMALLFLAALAIASIHDRVRGHDRSIVDPPSDEGQPGRLQTRLKERTRTCSA
- a CDS encoding twin-arginine translocase TatA/TatE family subunit, with the protein product MFGLSFEKMLLIGIIAAIVIGPQRMPHYAQKLGELVRLFRAQVDTARTRTAESIGTEEWRALDPRQYDPRRIIREALDEPSPDRSSEAADAGSAVRFEPIAEGENRPLAEAAGSYVISGSSGHPRRRIVARTDESRTGDDERAVEHSGTDRWPRWGRLGDQSLKSKSS
- a CDS encoding serine hydrolase domain-containing protein, which translates into the protein MIEPSPEQTAATPPADQIVTPSAPVDPAAGIDRDNWQDPDNVRWSFQNVARVLPTTPISRGTGPVAELSVDLQDLGEVEVPATEYSEARSVRSVIGSTDTDAWMFMHNGTVLTEEYFGEMTPATEHLLMSVSKSLVGTVAGALAGSGDLDPNRLITDYVPELADSGYAGATVRHILDMRSGIRFSEDYLDPKSEVRQIEESIGWSEAKRENPGIGMYEFLTTLEAKSEHGGVFEYRSCETDVLGWVCEKIAGERMQSLMSRVLWSRIGAEQDAVIATDQYGVGMFDGGINTTLRDLARFGYVYTNRGQSLTGQQVAPTTWIGDTLTTSEDVRQAFADGPGDNRMPGGAYHNQFWFPFPDSHAFLALGIHGQMIYMNPGADVLGVKLSSWGLPQDAAKLFPTIRAFEALAKAVNSPTAE
- a CDS encoding biotin carboxylase; translation: MTNGSPSADPQSREAPTASPGARVKDAVAVPSPRTPGPGTPAAPSAAAAGSGPAPAAADAPPQIEVAVATDAAYAGKEADRVQLRRPLRNVSEVRHFFRTNQTPIYFVGATPFNLLGLDRWVRNFSYITYYDGWDGGHPRVFSPRYKPYVEFESGEAINNWLLLNAEVRAHMTRNVPHGERVKVAMVFFDEETERICRELGYDLILPSAALRNQLDSKIETTKLGNEAGAFSVPNVLTTADTYEELNERSAEAGLGTDLVVQTPYGDSGKTTFFISDASGWEAHKDDIIGEQLKVMKRIDNTPVAVEAVITSSGVVVGPYLTELAGFAELTPYKGGWCGNEMKPDVLNAEQRAQTRELVRRMGEGLRKRGYRGFFEVDVLVDLDNDDCYLGELNPRISGASAITNVTAGAYADVPLFLFHLLEYLDVEFDLDVQEINERWEELSGADEWSQMVIKETAPITEYITHSPLTGQYYLDQYGTLTYKRAALDWHPLQNGSEVFFLRVFGAGDYRWKGADLGVLVTKNPLQTKVGGPDALSIRAKHFIDSIRAMYAGVPVVSDDPSPALGGPGAKGD
- a CDS encoding FAS1-like dehydratase domain-containing protein — encoded protein: MPVNTEKQGATFSLPQPYEVSREAIAEFALATGAKADYHFDTEAATALGYRDVVAPTTFAVIIAQKSEAAYISDPDSGIDFSKVVHGSEQFSFTRPIVAGDTLSALTHVDGVRAAGSNAMITTRTEITDVAEQPVVTVTSTIVVRGDGE